The Dendropsophus ebraccatus isolate aDenEbr1 chromosome 3, aDenEbr1.pat, whole genome shotgun sequence genome includes a region encoding these proteins:
- the LOC138786620 gene encoding oocyte zinc finger protein XlCOF6.1-like, which produces MNQGGDLIVINATDITVKEEEEEEVTDVSSDEQYKEEINTGKDLNYINAPDMMVKEETDDSSDEQYKEDISTGNRPDDSTRSSGGHQISSEDHITQDTYEEPSTIPDTPSAPHSKDLSSHPVIQVPSSDPSQQADIYREDDEHQRENTGKTQFSCSQCKKIFALKKYLKRHQKIHTGEKPFSCSECGKYFALKSNFLVHQQIHTGEKPFSCSECGRGFVQKSDLVKHQKTHTGEKPFSCSECGKCFSQKTKLVTHVKIHTGEKPFSCSECGVCFTKKSKLVEHQRIHTGEKPFLCSECGKCFSQKPYLVEHQRTHTGEKPFSCSKCGKCFTQKSTLGKHQRTHTKQRGREEGSKAGVDTMLLP; this is translated from the exons atgaatcaggggggaGATCTTATTGTGATCAATGCTACAGATATAAccgtaaaagaagaagaagaagaggaggtgacagatgtgagcagtgatgagcagtataaggaggaaatCAATACCGGGAAGGATCTGAACTATATTAATGCTCCAGATATGATGgtaaaagaagagacagatgacagcagtgatgagcagtataaggaggacatctctacaggtaaccgcccag atgattctaccaggagctcagggggacatcagatctcctcagaggatcatatcacacaagatacatatgaggagccgtccactatcccagatacaccctcagcccctcacagcaaagatctctcatctcatcctgttatacaagtcccatcttctgatccatcacagcaagctgacatttacagagaagacgatgaacatcaaagagaaaatacaggaaagactcagttttcatgttcacaatgtaAAAAGATCTTTGCTCTTAAAAAATATCTAAAAAgacatcagaaaattcacacaggggagaagccattttcatgttcagaatgtgggaaatattttgctcttaaatcaAATTTTCTTGTACATCaacaaattcacacaggggagaaaccattttcatgttcagaatgtgggagagGCTTTGTTcaaaaatcagatcttgttaaacatcaaaaaactcacacgggggagaagccgttttcatgctcagagtgtgggaaatgttttagtcaGAAAACTAAGCTGGTCACACATGTGAAaatccacacaggagagaagccattttcttgttcagaatgtggggtgtgttttacaaagaaatcaaAACTGGtcgaacatcaaagaattcacacaggggagaagccttttttgtgttcagaatgtgggaaatgcttttcTCAGAAACCGTATCTTGTtgagcatcagagaactcacactggggagaagccattttcatgctcaaaatgtgggaaatgttttactcagaaatcaactCTTGgtaaacatcaaagaactcacacaaagCAAAGGGGAAGGGAGGAGGGTAGCAAGGCTGGAGTGGACACCATGCTCCTCCcctga